The genomic stretch AAAATGAAAAGCCAAGCTTTTAAAAAGCTTGGGCTACTGATAAATTATCCATTATTTCTAACATATTCTGCAATGGCAGAGCTGACAAAACTAGCTGTCCCTTGACCTGCCGTTTTATCGATAAAAGCTGTGAAACGATTATCCGCAATATACATTTGCCCCAGACCTGACAAAATCTCCATATCACATGGGTAAAAATGCTCACTAATATAGCTTTGTAAAGTTTCAACTTGTTTTTGAACCTTGCTATCAGAAAGAGAATGCTCTTTTAGCTTCGCAAAGGCTTTCATTATCGCTGCCATTTCTTCCGTAATGACCGAAAAATCAGTCTGTGGATTTTTTTCAAATGCTTGATAAGCTTCCGTTGTTCCCCAACGTTCTTTAGCTTCTCTTTGAAAAGCTTCCAACTCTGACTTGTCGTAAGCCGTAAATGTCATCATGTTTCCTCCATTTTCCTGCAAGGACTTGGCTTGACAAATAACTTTTTCCAAATGCTCTTTTTTCAATTCGAGCCATTTTATCTGCTCGCATAAAGCTTCTTCTTTGTCATAGCTTGGGTCCGACAGGATTTCCTTTATTTTTTTAAGAGGAAATTCTAGCTCACGAAACAGAAGAATTTCTTGCAAGCGTTCAAATGCGTCCATATCATAAAAGCGATAGCCATTTTCCCCAATAAAAGAGGGAGTTAAAAGACCAATCTGATCATAATAATGCAACGTTCGCACGCTAATGCCTGATATCTGACTCATCTCTTTTACTGTTTTCATGTACTAGCTCCTCTCGATGATAAGTATAGGCTATAACGTTACGTTAGGGTCAAGAGAAAAAATGAAGTTTTTTGTTTGCAAACGTTTACTTATCAATTCTCACTGGAACTTTTCCCCAAGTTTGTTCTTGAAGTTGTGGATTTCCAAGCTGATAGACTTGGTCAGCTTGTTGCGTCACCGCATCCCACGGTTTTGCACCGATTCGAGCGACGATATCCACAGACTTTTTCACCGTTTTAAGGTGTTTTTGCCCTTTTTCGGTAAATCCAAGCACATGTACCGCTTCTGGCAATGGTTTTTCCACAGCTCCGACCAAAATGTAAGTCAAAATGCGACGGATTCGAGCCTTCGTGTAGCGTTTTGTGGCGACTTTATCCACCAATTCGTCCACAGTC from Streptococcus ruminicola encodes the following:
- a CDS encoding MerR family transcriptional regulator, whose product is MKTVKEMSQISGISVRTLHYYDQIGLLTPSFIGENGYRFYDMDAFERLQEILLFRELEFPLKKIKEILSDPSYDKEEALCEQIKWLELKKEHLEKVICQAKSLQENGGNMMTFTAYDKSELEAFQREAKERWGTTEAYQAFEKNPQTDFSVITEEMAAIMKAFAKLKEHSLSDSKVQKQVETLQSYISEHFYPCDMEILSGLGQMYIADNRFTAFIDKTAGQGTASFVSSAIAEYVRNNG